One region of Rhizobium sp. WYJ-E13 genomic DNA includes:
- the minC gene encoding septum site-determining protein MinC encodes MLTEARSIRIKGRSFLAVVLTPDLPFEDWLVRLDDLAARSAGFFLGRPVVLDVTELSLDRAALKAMVQALGERNVRVMGIEGARPSQLDASMPPGMAGGRPAADVDVPTAEVKAEGKAPHKAKPAEVQEVAAPIVRAPVSSLVLHEPVRSGQSIIFPEGDVTVIGSIASGAEVIAGGSIHIYGALRGRALAGSVGNSAARIFCRKLEAELLAIDGIYKTADDLPAELRGQSAQLWLENEAIMASRLI; translated from the coding sequence GTGTTAACTGAAGCGCGCTCCATTCGCATCAAAGGCAGATCGTTCCTTGCAGTCGTGCTGACGCCCGATTTGCCGTTTGAGGACTGGCTCGTTCGTCTCGACGATCTCGCTGCTCGCTCTGCCGGGTTCTTCCTCGGAAGGCCAGTTGTTCTGGACGTCACCGAGCTCTCGCTGGACCGTGCCGCGCTGAAGGCAATGGTGCAAGCTCTCGGCGAGCGCAATGTCAGGGTGATGGGCATCGAAGGCGCGCGACCGTCGCAGCTCGACGCCAGCATGCCGCCGGGCATGGCTGGCGGACGTCCGGCAGCGGATGTGGACGTGCCGACCGCAGAGGTCAAGGCCGAAGGGAAGGCGCCGCATAAGGCGAAGCCGGCAGAGGTGCAGGAGGTTGCTGCGCCGATTGTCCGCGCCCCTGTGTCGTCGCTGGTGCTGCATGAGCCGGTGCGTTCCGGCCAGTCGATCATCTTTCCCGAAGGCGATGTGACGGTCATCGGGTCCATCGCCTCGGGAGCGGAAGTGATCGCCGGCGGCTCGATCCATATCTACGGCGCGCTTCGTGGACGCGCACTTGCCGGATCGGTCGGCAACTCGGCGGCGCGAATTTTCTGCCGCAAGCTGGAAGCCGAGCTTCTGGCAATCGACGGGATTTATAAGACGGCCGACGACCTGCCGGCCGAACTGCGCGGTCAGTCCGCGCAATTATGGCTTGAGAACGAGGCGATCATGGCGTCGCGACTGATTTAA
- the minD gene encoding septum site-determining protein MinD — MGKVIVVTSGKGGVGKTTSTAALGAALAQRNEKVVVVDFDVGLRNLDLVMGAERRVVYDMINVIQGDAKLTQALIRDKRLETLFLLPASQTRDKDCLTEEGVERVITELKKHFDWVICDSPAGIERGATLAMRHADIAVVVTNPEVSSVRDSDRIIGLLDAKTEKAERGERIEKHLLLTRYDVTRAERGDMLKVDDVLEILSIPLLGIIPESMDVLRASNLGAPVTLADQNSAPAKAYFEAVRRLNGEVLPVTVPGEKRGLFGKIFGRRAA, encoded by the coding sequence ATGGGAAAAGTCATTGTTGTAACCTCGGGTAAAGGTGGCGTTGGCAAGACAACCTCGACTGCAGCGTTGGGGGCAGCGCTGGCGCAGAGGAACGAGAAGGTTGTTGTCGTCGATTTCGACGTCGGTCTTCGCAATCTCGATCTCGTCATGGGGGCAGAACGTCGGGTCGTCTATGACATGATCAATGTCATTCAGGGCGATGCGAAGCTGACCCAGGCGCTGATCCGCGACAAGCGGCTGGAAACGCTGTTCCTTCTGCCGGCATCCCAGACCCGCGACAAGGATTGCCTCACCGAAGAAGGCGTCGAGCGCGTCATCACCGAGCTGAAGAAGCATTTCGACTGGGTCATCTGCGACAGTCCCGCTGGTATCGAGCGCGGTGCAACGCTGGCGATGCGGCACGCCGATATCGCCGTCGTCGTCACCAATCCGGAAGTTTCCTCGGTGCGCGACTCCGACCGCATCATCGGCCTTCTGGATGCCAAGACGGAAAAGGCGGAGCGCGGTGAGCGCATTGAAAAGCACCTGCTTCTCACCCGCTACGACGTGACGCGCGCCGAACGCGGTGACATGCTGAAGGTGGATGACGTGCTCGAGATCCTGTCGATCCCGCTGCTCGGCATCATTCCTGAAAGCATGGATGTGCTGCGCGCTTCAAACCTCGGCGCTCCGGTGACGCTTGCAGACCAGAACAGCGCCCCGGCAAAGGCCTATTTCGAAGCGGTCCGCCGCCTCAACGGTGAAGTTCTCCCGGTGACGGTACCAGGCGAGAAGCGTGGTCTGTTCGGCAAGATCTTCGGACGGAGGGCAGCATGA
- the minE gene encoding cell division topological specificity factor MinE, translated as MSVFDFFQKRKTAPIARERLQLLLAHERISPGSDLVSLLREEILAVIAKHVEIEGDRLQIRIDRGEHVSILEIDVEIPAKAARAA; from the coding sequence ATGAGCGTATTCGATTTCTTTCAGAAGAGGAAAACCGCGCCGATCGCGCGCGAACGCCTCCAACTGCTTCTGGCACACGAGCGTATCTCTCCCGGTTCGGATCTCGTATCTCTTCTCAGAGAGGAGATCCTTGCAGTGATAGCCAAGCACGTGGAAATCGAAGGCGATCGCCTGCAGATCAGGATCGACCGCGGCGAGCACGTCTCGATCCTCGAGATCGATGTGGAAATTCCCGCCAAGGCCGCCCGGGCGGCATAA
- a CDS encoding bifunctional 2-polyprenyl-6-hydroxyphenol methylase/3-demethylubiquinol 3-O-methyltransferase UbiG has product MSVDLNASTYVHSKPATAHNYLMPTVVDVLGDNFQAVDETTVFDLGCGTGGAAALLSDKGYEVAGVDPSRDGIAKANFAYPDLSLEIGSAYDDLADRYGTFDAVISLEVVEHVYDPRTFSSTMFDLVKPGGIAVVSTPFHGYWKNLALALTGRMDNHHMPLKDHGHIKFWSPETLKTLLLDTGFESVDFEYVGRISLLAKSMIAVAHKPN; this is encoded by the coding sequence ATGTCTGTCGACCTTAACGCCAGCACCTATGTTCATTCGAAACCCGCCACAGCCCACAACTATCTTATGCCGACAGTTGTCGATGTACTTGGGGATAATTTCCAGGCAGTCGACGAAACAACAGTTTTCGACCTAGGTTGTGGTACTGGAGGCGCCGCAGCCCTGCTTTCTGACAAGGGCTATGAAGTTGCCGGGGTCGATCCGTCACGAGACGGCATAGCGAAGGCAAATTTCGCCTATCCAGATCTTTCGTTGGAAATCGGATCTGCCTACGACGATCTTGCCGACCGATACGGAACCTTCGACGCTGTCATCAGCCTTGAGGTCGTGGAACACGTCTACGATCCCAGGACTTTTTCATCGACCATGTTTGATCTGGTTAAACCTGGGGGGATAGCCGTCGTATCGACGCCATTTCATGGCTACTGGAAGAATCTGGCACTGGCGCTAACCGGCAGGATGGACAATCACCACATGCCCCTCAAGGATCATGGGCACATCAAATTCTGGTCTCCGGAAACTCTTAAGACCCTTCTGCTGGATACAGGATTTGAGAGTGTTGATTTCGAATATGTCGGACGAATTTCGCTTCTCGCAAAATCAATGATCGCCGTCGCCCACAAGCCTAATTGA
- a CDS encoding MurR/RpiR family transcriptional regulator: MERQNEIPQRLGDLISRNSTKLTEADTRLLDVMMQDPIRAAMENGKAVSFRAGVHPASAVRLARRLGFKGYPEFRTFLQANLIEGGGDFESPAARMAARLVRAEEGGALSSVLDSEIAALQQVRNAVADANVRGFSEILRDSRRVLVFGRGHSAALSSLIALRLNRSGYPSVDLASQMHLIAEALATLGPGDVVWLLAFRNASPLIHQIRKIAAARGAKVLALTDLLSARFDPVPDCQISVSRGEAGESQSLVVPMTIANAVILDLAAIDDGRSLRALSAFKAFRADCGLSPAIV, translated from the coding sequence ATGGAAAGACAGAACGAAATTCCGCAGCGTCTCGGCGATCTTATCAGCCGCAACTCGACAAAGCTGACCGAGGCCGATACCCGCCTTCTCGATGTGATGATGCAGGATCCGATCCGCGCGGCAATGGAGAACGGCAAGGCCGTCTCCTTCCGTGCTGGCGTGCATCCCGCTTCGGCCGTGCGGCTTGCACGCCGTCTCGGTTTCAAGGGTTATCCTGAATTCCGGACCTTCCTGCAGGCAAACCTCATCGAAGGCGGCGGCGATTTTGAAAGCCCGGCGGCTCGCATGGCCGCGCGCCTCGTCCGGGCGGAAGAAGGCGGCGCACTCTCTTCCGTACTCGACAGCGAGATTGCCGCACTCCAGCAGGTGCGAAACGCCGTCGCCGATGCCAATGTCAGAGGATTTTCGGAGATCCTGCGCGATAGCCGTCGCGTCCTCGTCTTCGGACGCGGCCACTCTGCCGCCCTCTCCTCGCTGATTGCCCTGAGGCTCAATCGCTCCGGCTATCCATCGGTCGATCTAGCAAGCCAGATGCATCTGATCGCCGAAGCACTGGCAACGTTGGGACCTGGTGATGTCGTCTGGCTGCTCGCCTTCCGTAACGCTTCACCGCTTATCCACCAGATCAGGAAGATCGCGGCCGCGCGAGGCGCCAAAGTCTTGGCGCTCACCGATCTGCTCAGCGCGCGCTTCGATCCTGTGCCCGATTGCCAAATTTCGGTTTCACGCGGTGAAGCGGGTGAATCCCAGTCGCTCGTCGTTCCGATGACGATCGCCAATGCGGTCATTCTCGATCTTGCAGCCATCGATGATGGACGTTCGCTACGCGCGCTCAGCGCCTTCAAGGCTTTTCGTGCTGATTGCGGTTTGTCGCCGGCGATTGTGTAG
- a CDS encoding ABC transporter ATP-binding protein translates to MSGITLRDIRKSYPGGPEVLHGVSMDIRSGEFIVIVGPSGCGKSTLLRLIAGLERCEEGDIEIGGQRANDLVPQDRDIAMIFQNYALYPHMTVRENIAFGLELRGMPKAERNARAEGVAKTLQLEPYLDRKPGALSGGQRQRVAMGRAMARNSSIFLMDEPLSNLDNALRVAMRTEIKELHRQLGATIVYVTHDQTEALSLADRIAVMKDGDLLQFDTPEAIYDQPQNRFVAGFLGVPSMNFLPVEHLPDWHGRLGLTAGLRPESMAISAEKPHKPALPVRLMLSEMTGSDIILHCDSPAGRITLTSPRKDVPRHADNFWVMCDLDQAVFFDNQSGSRVDLSSGDR, encoded by the coding sequence ATGAGCGGCATTACCCTTCGGGACATCAGAAAATCCTATCCCGGTGGGCCGGAAGTCCTGCACGGCGTTTCCATGGATATCAGATCAGGCGAATTCATCGTCATCGTCGGCCCGTCAGGCTGCGGCAAGTCCACCCTGCTGCGCCTGATTGCCGGCCTGGAACGCTGCGAAGAGGGCGATATCGAGATCGGCGGCCAGCGTGCGAATGATCTTGTCCCGCAGGACCGAGACATCGCCATGATCTTCCAGAACTACGCGCTTTATCCGCACATGACGGTGCGCGAGAATATCGCGTTCGGCCTGGAACTGCGCGGCATGCCGAAGGCCGAGCGCAATGCTCGGGCCGAAGGCGTGGCCAAGACGCTCCAGCTCGAACCCTATCTTGACCGAAAGCCGGGCGCGCTTTCCGGCGGCCAACGCCAGCGTGTGGCGATGGGCCGCGCGATGGCGCGCAACAGCTCCATATTCCTGATGGACGAGCCGCTGTCGAACCTCGACAATGCTTTACGGGTCGCCATGCGCACCGAGATCAAGGAACTGCATCGCCAACTCGGCGCCACCATCGTTTATGTCACGCATGATCAGACCGAGGCGCTTTCGCTCGCCGATCGGATTGCGGTCATGAAGGACGGTGACCTGCTGCAGTTCGACACGCCGGAAGCAATTTACGATCAGCCGCAGAACCGTTTCGTCGCCGGTTTCCTCGGCGTTCCCTCAATGAATTTCCTGCCTGTCGAACATCTGCCCGACTGGCATGGCCGGCTCGGCCTGACGGCAGGACTCAGGCCCGAATCCATGGCGATATCAGCCGAAAAACCGCATAAGCCTGCCCTGCCTGTCCGCCTCATGCTGTCGGAGATGACGGGTTCTGATATTATACTGCATTGCGATAGCCCGGCCGGACGCATCACGCTCACCAGTCCACGCAAGGACGTGCCGCGCCATGCCGACAATTTCTGGGTCATGTGCGACCTTGACCAGGCGGTGTTTTTCGATAACCAGAGCGGGAGCCGCGTCGATCTTTCATCCGGAGATCGTTGA